A section of the Bombus huntii isolate Logan2020A chromosome 5, iyBomHunt1.1, whole genome shotgun sequence genome encodes:
- the LOC126866110 gene encoding nucleic acid dioxygenase ALKBH1, which produces MFKDSFKYYKSRKPCPDLKDVIDLNNPDYNKVTDFRKRLPDEQCEYELGLRPVKDWEVFELRSIPGLIFIKNPFTTYGQRYWIIKCLKEYSREPHKLNLDAHNVLNKDENWWDICFGNSDKGKELLPKLRWATFGYHHNWDTKLYSETSRTKMPTEISLLTSFLAQTLGFKDFKAEAAIINYYRMNSTLAGHTDHSEVNVEAPLFSISFGQTAIFLIGGLTQEDAANAMFLRSGDIIVMSGKSRLRYHGVPKILPTIDAPWDDIEMNDNNQHCTWNESDWIKAKTYISEARINMNVRQVLKPGQLSLL; this is translated from the exons ATGTTCAAAGatagttttaaatattataaaagtcGAAAACCTTGTCCAGACTTAAAAGATGTAATCGATTTGAATAATCCCGATTATAACAAA GTTACTGATTTTAGGAAGAGGTTACCTGATGAACAATGCGAATATGAATTGGGATTAAGACCAGTAAAGGACTGGGAAGTCTTTGAACTTCGAAGTATTCCAGgacttatttttataaaaaatccATTTACGACATACGGACAACGATATTGGATTATAAAATGCTTGAAAGAGTACTCTAGAGAGCCACATAAATTAAACTTAGATGCTCATAATGTTTTAAACAAAGACGAAAATTGGTGGGATATATGTTTTGG aaattctGACAAAGGTAAAGAATTATTACCAAAATTAAGATGGGCAACATTTGGGTACCACCATAACTgggatacaaaattatattctgaAACATCCAGGACAAAAATGCCTACTGAGATATCTTTGTTGACCTCATTTTTAGCACAAACATTAGGTTTTAAGGATTTTAAGGCTGAAGCAGCAATTATTAACTATTATAGAATGAATTCAACTTTAGCGGGTCATACAGATCATTCTGAAGTTAATGTGGAAGCACCCTTATTCTCTATAAGTTTTGGTCAAActgcaatatttttaattggaGGACTTACACAAGAGGATGCAGCTAACGCAATGTTTCTACGGAGTGGAGACATAATAGTGATGTCTGGAAAGTCCCGTCTAAGGTACCATGGCGTACCAAAAATTTTACCAACCATTGATGCACCATGGGATGACATAGAAATGAATGATAATAATCAGCACTGTACATGGAATGAGAGTGATTGGATCAAAGCAAAAACTTACATTTCTGAAGCCAGAATAAATATGAATGTAAGACAAGTGTTGAAACCTGGACAATTGTCCctgttgtaa
- the LOC126866115 gene encoding V-type proton ATPase subunit D: MSGKDKLAIFPSRGAQMLMKSRLHGAQKGHGLLKKKADALQMRFRLILGKIIETKTLMGEVMKEAAFSLAEAKFATGDFNQVVLQNVTKAQIKIRSKKDNVAGVNLPVFESYQDGTDTYELAGLARGGQQLAKLKKNYQRAVKLLVELASLQTSFVTLDEVIKITNRRVNAIEHVIIPRIEKTLAYIISELDELEREEFYRLKKIQDKKKQIKAKAEAARAEMIASGREYVESANILDEGDDDILF; this comes from the exons ATGTCTGGAAAGGATAAACTTGCGATTTTCCCTTCTCGGGG aGCGCAAATGTTAATGAAATCCCGTTTACATGGAGCACAAAAGGGTCATGGtttgttaaaaaagaaagcagATGCATTGCAAATGCGTTTCAGATTAATTCTGGGTAAAATTATTGAG ACAAAAACTCTTATGGGAGAAGTAATGAAAGAGGCAGCTTTCTCATTGGCTGAAGCCAAGTTTGCAACTGGAGACTTCAATCAAGTAGTTCTTCAGAATGTGACAAAAGCtcaaattaaaattagatcTAAGAAAGATAATGTTGCTGGTGTTAATCTTCCAGTGTTTGAGTCCTATCAAGATGGTACAGATACCTATGAGTTAGCAGGTTTGGCAAGAGGTGGCCAGCAATTggcaaaattgaaaaagaattaTCAAAGAGCAGTGAAATTATTAGTGGAATTAGCATCTTTACAAACAAGTTTTGTAACCTTGGATGAAGTTATTAAAATCACAAACCGCCGTGTAAATGCCATTGAACATGTTATCATCCCAAGAATTGAAAAAACTCTTGCTTATATAATTTCGGAGCTGGATGAATTGGAAAGAGAAGAATTCTATCGATTAAAAAAGATTCAGGATaagaagaaacaaataaaagcaaag GCTGAAGCAGCTAGGGCAGAGATGATAGCTTCTGGCAGAGAATATGTAGAATCTGCAAATATCCTAGATGAAGGAGATGAtgacattttattttaa
- the LOC126866114 gene encoding arylalkylamine N-acetyltransferase 1-like yields the protein MELFPYESALPTKGSARVENPFSARKIRAVTTPKMSSDDLKVVGVPESRFDDAINHLKWNFFSDEPLNHAVGLCEKGESQFELERHCLLTLKQGYSRMLVDQNGMIAGMALNGILKKGEREEAERRLAELKDEKFKIIFGLLYKVNKKVDLFYKYNVDELFECRILSIDENFRGKGLASILMADSIEIAKTAGFKVFKVDATGMYSQKVCYKHGLEVEATILYRDLDESIRPAPPHQALKLLVKVLD from the exons ATGGAGCTTTTCCCATATGAGTCAGCTCTCCCTACTAAGGGTAGTGCGCGCGTAGAAAATCCTTTCAGTGCGCGGAAAATTCGTGCCGTGACCACCCCAAAGATGTCGTCCGATGATTTAAAGGTCGTGGGTGTTCCAGAAAGTCGTTTCGACGATGCAATTAACCATCTGAAATGGAATTTCTTCTCCGACGAACCGTTGAATCACGCGGTAGGACTATGCGAAAAAGGGGAGAGCCAGTTCGAGCTGGAAAGACATTGTCTACTCACTTTAAAGCAGGGATACTCGAGGATGCTGGTGGATCAAAATGGAATG ATAGCTGGTATGGCATTGAATGGTATCCTGAAGAAGGGAGAGCGCGAAGAAGCTGAACGTCGCCTTGCAGAATTGAAAgatgaaaaattcaaaataatattcgGACTCCTGTACAAAGTTAACAAGAAAGTAGATCTTTTTTACAAGTACAATGTCGACGAGTTATTTGAGTGTCGAATCCTCAGTATCGATGAGAACTTCCGTGGGAAAGGTCTGGCGAGCATTTTGATGGCAGACAGTATAGAAATCGCTAAAACCGCTGGTTTCAAG GTGTTTAAAGTTGATGCAACGGGAATGTATTCGCAGAAGGTATGCTACAAGCATGGTCTTGAAGTAGAGGCGACGATTCTGTACAGGGATCTCGATGAATCAATCAGACCGGCCCCTCCCCACCAAGCTTTAAAGTTGTTGGTGAAGGTGTtggattaa
- the LOC126866106 gene encoding cytoplasmic 60S subunit biogenesis factor ZNF622 — MTSPFTCITCRVAFRDLDIQRQHYKSDWHRYNLKRKVAELPPASAEEFQKRVITQRTKGYKEKEEGTISCKICKKNFNTRNQYENHLLSKKHKEKCAKQNVPFETENEDLENNAGPSFGSVIKKNVQGEVSVKQLSEDMEVDSDIESINSDEWMEDTENPVTNNNCLFCNHHSRSLVRNLKHMTIAHSFFVPDPEYCTDIKGLLVYLGKKIFAGYMCIWCNDSGRCFQSVEAARAHMIDKGHCKMLHEGDALAEYAEFYDYSSSYPDAEIGDPDAEVEIPELDDSDYQLVLPSGSIIGHRSLFIYYKQNLNPNKAVSKSDKLRKILSQYRALGWSETQKEAVVKKARDIKYMERVQAKYSTQLQFKANKLQKHFRPQVIF; from the exons ATGACTTCGCCGTTTACTTGCATCACATGCCGAGTAGCATTCAGAGATTTAGATATACAGAGACAACACTACAAATCAGACTGGCACAGatacaatttaaaaagaaaagtagCTGAACTACCCCCTGCATCTGCGGAAGAATTTCAGAAAAGAGTGATTACACAAAGAACCAAAGgttacaaagaaaaggaagaaggaacAATAAGTTGTAAAATATGTAAGAAGAATTTCAACACAAGAAATCAATACGAAAATCATTTATTATCAAAAAAACACAAGGAAAAGTGTGCAAAACAAAATGTTCCTTTTGAAACTGAAAATGAAGATCTTGAAAATAATGCTGGTCCATCGTTTGGTTCtgtaattaagaaaaatgtgCAAGGGGAAGTTTCTGTAAAACAACTAAGTGAAGATATGGAAGTAGATTCTGATATTGAATCTATAAATTCCGACGAATGGATGGAAGATACTGAAAATCCAGTTACAAATAACAATTGTTTATTTTGCAATCATCATAGTAGGTCATTGGTGCGCAATCTAAAACACATGACGATTGCACATTCGTTCTTCGTACCAGATCCTGAATATTGCACAGACATTAAAGGTTTACTTGTGTATCttggaaaaaaaatttttgctGGATACATGTGCATTTGGTGTAATGATTCTG GAAGATGTTTTCAAAGCGTTGAGGCTGCTAGGGCACATATGATAGATAAAGGTCATTGTAAAATGTTGCACGAAGGAGATGCATTAGCAGAATATGCAGAATTTTATGATTATTCATCCAGCTATCCTGATGCAGAAATTGGTGATCCAGATGCAGAAGTTGAAATACCAGAATTAGATGATAGCGATTACCAGCTAGTATTACCATCAGGAAGTATTATTGGCCATAGATCTCTGttcatatattataaacaaaACTTAAATCCAAATAAGGCAGTATCAAAGAGTGATAAACTGCGTAAAATACTGTCACAATATAGAGCTTTAGGATGGTCAGAAACACAAAAAGAGGCAGTTGTAAAGAAAGCGAGAGATATCAAATATATGGAAAGAGTACAAGCAAAATATTCTACACAATTGCAATTTAAGGCAAATAAGCTGCAAAAACATTTTAGACCTCAAGTGATCTTTTAA